One part of the Treponema peruense genome encodes these proteins:
- a CDS encoding YhjD/YihY/BrkB family envelope integrity protein codes for MSKKKPSFITVIQSLYLTINFFFTNDLLSYASACAFGFLFSVIPVAMMIIVILIRFLHASPETVTALLETVRGLGDFLSKNNFVRSLSEIKPVTNFEIVIGVAIVMMARRFFMSVMGGLNKIFGAERKSRPLMTQLISLAGEAVIVVGIATIVFLSITFKTIEKIPVLTELANLLPGPARLVSALFTSLFPYIFLFIATSLAYKSGSRTRPSFFTCMLFAAGSTLSFIVFLKIMNLFINVNKYNVIYGVLSNTIVLLMEVFFFFIIFLFFAQWLFVFQFFDTLLLCELYLLPARDETSLADLSKRLLFIRPDYLLKNKLNTIRLKKGDNVYSTGQVGKDAFYVSKGTVRITRLNHVSFADRGCFFGEEACMLRELRNEDATAWTDAEIVRIPEETFFMILDKNPRAASKALSRISNYFAKFYGLTKEYPL; via the coding sequence ATGTCTAAAAAAAAGCCGTCATTTATTACAGTAATACAGTCGCTTTACCTTACAATAAACTTTTTCTTTACAAACGATTTGCTTTCATACGCTTCGGCCTGTGCCTTCGGTTTTTTGTTTTCTGTAATTCCCGTTGCCATGATGATTATCGTAATTCTCATACGCTTTCTGCACGCCTCGCCCGAAACTGTAACGGCACTTCTGGAAACTGTACGCGGACTGGGTGACTTTCTGAGTAAAAACAATTTTGTCCGCTCCCTTTCAGAAATAAAACCTGTAACGAACTTCGAAATTGTAATAGGTGTTGCAATCGTAATGATGGCCAGACGCTTTTTTATGTCTGTAATGGGTGGCCTCAATAAAATCTTTGGTGCCGAACGCAAGTCGCGCCCCCTTATGACACAGCTCATCAGTCTTGCTGGTGAAGCCGTAATTGTAGTAGGAATTGCGACAATCGTTTTTCTTTCAATAACGTTCAAAACAATAGAAAAAATCCCGGTTCTTACAGAGCTGGCAAACCTTCTTCCGGGACCAGCGCGGCTTGTTTCGGCCCTGTTTACGTCGCTTTTCCCGTATATTTTTCTTTTTATAGCAACATCTCTCGCTTACAAGTCCGGCAGCAGAACACGCCCCAGTTTTTTTACATGCATGCTTTTTGCCGCGGGAAGTACGCTTTCGTTCATTGTATTCCTTAAGATTATGAATCTTTTTATCAACGTAAACAAATACAATGTAATTTATGGCGTTCTGAGCAACACGATTGTTCTTTTAATGGAAGTTTTTTTCTTCTTTATTATATTCCTGTTTTTTGCACAGTGGCTTTTTGTGTTCCAGTTTTTTGACACGCTGCTTCTTTGCGAACTTTATCTTCTTCCGGCACGCGATGAAACAAGCCTTGCAGACCTTTCAAAACGCCTTTTGTTTATAAGACCCGACTATCTTCTTAAAAACAAGTTGAACACAATCAGGCTCAAAAAGGGAGACAACGTTTACTCTACCGGACAGGTTGGTAAAGACGCATTTTATGTTTCAAAAGGAACGGTTCGCATTACAAGGCTGAACCACGTCTCTTTTGCCGACAGGGGCTGCTTTTTTGGTGAAGAAGCCTGTATGCTGCGTGAACTGCGAAATGAAGATGCCACTGCCTGGACAGATGCAGAAATTGTGCGCATTCCCGAAGAAACATTTTTTATGATTCTGGACAAAAACCCGCGTGCCGCGTCAAAGGCACTTTCCCGAATAAGCAATTACTTTGCCAAATTTTATGGACTAACTAAAGAATATCCACTATAA
- a CDS encoding galactokinase: MNTLTSTTYDPKNLPADFVKIYGGSEKDVQVYSSPARINIIGEHIDYNGGKVFPAAINKYLYVAIRKRGDSKIIYNDIHFPGTFEFDINDEFVFDKKNDYANYLNGILSQLKAAGHHFDCGFEILMASNIPAGGGISSSSALECGFAYAVSETFGFGIDRITIAKLGQMSEHKFMNVNCGIMDQFIIAMGKKNTAIVLDCNTLEYEYAPLELGDYRFVVMNTNKQRRLADSKYNERRSQCEQALALLKESGLKINALCELTPEEWEASKAAVKDEILQKRAKHCIYENARVLAAVKALNGGDLKKLGELLNESHESLKTDYEVTGIELDTLAETAQKQEGCLGARMTGAGFGGCGIALVHKDNIDSFVKNVQDTYTKTIGYNAGFFACESGDGVAKM; this comes from the coding sequence ATGAACACACTTACTTCAACTACATACGACCCAAAAAATCTTCCGGCTGACTTTGTAAAAATTTACGGCGGAAGCGAAAAAGACGTTCAGGTATATTCATCGCCTGCAAGAATAAACATTATAGGCGAGCACATCGACTACAACGGCGGAAAAGTTTTTCCTGCTGCAATCAACAAATACCTTTATGTTGCAATAAGAAAACGCGGTGACTCAAAAATAATCTACAACGACATTCACTTTCCCGGAACATTCGAGTTTGACATTAACGACGAATTTGTGTTCGACAAAAAAAATGATTATGCAAACTACCTTAACGGAATTCTTTCACAGTTAAAGGCAGCAGGCCATCACTTTGACTGCGGATTTGAAATTCTCATGGCAAGCAACATTCCTGCAGGCGGCGGCATTTCTTCTTCTTCGGCACTTGAATGTGGATTTGCCTATGCAGTAAGCGAAACATTCGGTTTTGGAATTGACCGCATTACAATAGCAAAACTGGGACAGATGAGCGAGCATAAATTCATGAACGTCAACTGCGGAATCATGGACCAGTTCATTATCGCAATGGGCAAAAAAAATACTGCAATTGTTCTTGACTGCAATACTCTTGAATACGAATATGCCCCGCTTGAACTGGGAGACTACAGATTCGTTGTCATGAACACAAACAAGCAGAGAAGACTTGCCGACAGCAAATACAACGAACGCAGAAGCCAGTGCGAACAGGCACTTGCACTTCTTAAAGAGTCGGGACTCAAAATAAATGCACTCTGCGAACTTACGCCAGAAGAATGGGAAGCATCAAAGGCTGCAGTAAAAGATGAGATTCTTCAGAAAAGAGCAAAGCACTGCATCTATGAAAACGCGCGTGTTCTTGCGGCTGTAAAGGCACTCAACGGCGGTGACCTCAAAAAACTGGGCGAACTTCTTAACGAGTCCCACGAATCTTTGAAAACAGATTACGAAGTTACCGGAATTGAACTTGATACACTTGCAGAAACAGCGCAGAAGCAGGAAGGATGCCTTGGCGCAAGAATGACCGGAGCAGGATTCGGCGGCTGCGGAATAGCACTCGTTCACAAAGACAACATTGACAGTTTTGTAAAAAATGTACAGGACACATACACAAAAACAATAGGCTACAATGCCGGCTTCTTCGCCTGTGAAAGCGGCGACGGAGTAGCAAAGATGTAA
- a CDS encoding CTP synthase translates to MTKYIFITGGVVSGLGKGIAAASLGLILKSRGLKVVNQKFDPYLNIDPGTMNPIQHGEVFVTDDGAETDLDLGHYERFTDATLSQSSNTTAGRVYQSVLNKEREGGYNGGTVQVIPNVTEEILRRMLLSTKETNADVIITEIGGTVGDIESLPFIEAIRQMKYEVGEENCCYIHLTLVPYMKKAHEIKTKPTQHSVKELQELGIQADILMLRTEVPLTDTTREKLAQFCNVDTDCVIQNLNAKSIYEVPLNMEKEGLGKAVCKALGIENTETHLEDWTRMVNVFENPKKTVHIALVGKYVELHDAYLSVVESLTHGGIANEAEVIIDWVDSEQITDDSAAEEKLSFADGIIVPGGFGSRGIEGMILAAKYARTHKVPYFGICLGMQILVIEYARDVLGWKDAHSTEICKETSHPVIDLMPDQNGKILGGTLRLGKYECTVAPGTLTEKAYGTTTIWERHRHRYEFNNKFREDLKKAGLIIAGVNPERDLVEICEVPDHPWMLGAQFHPEFKSRPNKAGPLFRDFITASCNNQFSKNK, encoded by the coding sequence ATGACTAAGTACATTTTTATTACCGGTGGAGTTGTTAGCGGTCTTGGAAAAGGAATTGCGGCCGCATCTCTTGGGCTTATTCTCAAAAGCCGCGGACTAAAAGTTGTAAACCAGAAATTCGATCCGTACCTTAACATTGATCCGGGTACGATGAATCCTATTCAGCACGGTGAAGTTTTTGTTACGGACGACGGTGCCGAAACAGACCTTGACCTGGGACATTACGAGCGTTTTACTGATGCAACGCTTTCCCAAAGCAGTAACACAACTGCAGGCCGCGTATACCAGTCTGTTCTTAACAAAGAGCGTGAAGGCGGTTACAACGGCGGTACAGTTCAGGTTATTCCAAACGTTACAGAAGAAATTCTCAGAAGAATGCTTCTTTCTACAAAAGAAACCAATGCAGATGTAATTATTACAGAAATTGGCGGAACAGTCGGCGACATTGAATCGCTCCCGTTTATAGAAGCAATCCGCCAGATGAAGTACGAAGTCGGTGAAGAAAACTGCTGTTACATTCACCTGACTCTTGTTCCTTACATGAAAAAGGCCCACGAAATAAAAACAAAGCCTACCCAGCATTCCGTAAAGGAACTGCAGGAACTTGGTATCCAGGCCGACATACTCATGCTCAGAACAGAAGTTCCGCTTACAGATACCACTCGCGAAAAGCTTGCACAGTTCTGCAATGTAGATACTGACTGTGTAATCCAGAATCTTAACGCAAAGTCAATTTATGAAGTTCCGCTCAACATGGAAAAAGAAGGACTTGGAAAAGCTGTCTGCAAGGCTCTTGGAATAGAAAATACAGAAACACATCTCGAAGACTGGACACGCATGGTCAATGTTTTTGAAAACCCAAAAAAGACCGTGCACATTGCCCTTGTAGGAAAATACGTTGAACTTCACGATGCGTATCTTTCTGTTGTAGAAAGCCTTACACACGGCGGAATAGCAAACGAAGCAGAAGTAATAATTGACTGGGTTGACTCAGAGCAGATTACCGACGACAGCGCGGCAGAAGAAAAACTTTCCTTTGCAGACGGCATAATTGTTCCGGGCGGCTTTGGTTCACGCGGAATTGAAGGAATGATTCTGGCTGCAAAATATGCAAGAACACACAAAGTCCCGTACTTTGGTATTTGTCTTGGAATGCAGATTCTTGTAATTGAATATGCACGCGATGTTCTTGGCTGGAAGGATGCACATTCCACAGAAATATGCAAAGAAACCTCGCATCCTGTTATTGACCTTATGCCCGACCAGAACGGAAAGATTCTTGGCGGAACACTGCGTCTTGGAAAATACGAATGCACTGTTGCACCGGGAACCCTTACAGAAAAGGCATACGGAACAACAACTATCTGGGAGCGCCACAGACACCGCTATGAATTCAACAATAAATTCCGTGAAGATCTTAAAAAAGCAGGTCTCATTATTGCGGGCGTTAACCCGGAGCGCGATCTCGTAGAGATTTGTGAAGTTCCCGATCACCCGTGGATGCTGGGAGCACAGTTCCACCCCGAATTCAAAAGCCGCCCAAACAAGGCAGGTCCTTTGTTCAGGGATTTTATAACAGCATCGTGCAATAACCAGTTTTCAAAAAACAAATAA
- a CDS encoding putative manganese-dependent inorganic diphosphatase, producing the protein MENKKGKCMTNKVYIIGHRNPDTDSVVAATAYARLKQLLGKKEYVAARAGKLAPQTEYILKRFNVEAPQYIPDLVPKTEYYMSEKYITVDQDVSLWKAVDKMISTNASVLPIVNVDGTYQGLLNYNAFALNSFKILNPKRDDIFLTSLNLVEKTLNATPIVEFDPDDYFKCSLVVGDDDTETFKKILSERKSENIIVITGDREDIQKASIEAGVRALIVTKDYVIAKELRELAKEKKVSVLSGHDSTVTTAMLIEYSSPVSAMADKKIRPVRADDTVQKIRPLLAESPSRCLPVIDENYRVIGIISESDLLHEANIQVILVDHNEPQQAVEGIEHYIIQEIIDHHRINTFSTRTPINFINRPVGSTSTIIANLYRENRVSIPKDMASLLLCGILSDTLILQSGTTTDYDVATAEYLSSITELDIKTLGNDIIKSGSHIDGRSAQEVIHQDMKDYSEGKYKYTVSQIEVDSTREIIERRREFLEELEIERRSNGALFNALLVTDITKLSSILLIAGDPKFEALVNFPKREEHIYYLKDVVSRKKQLIPLLSELVGRLSD; encoded by the coding sequence ATGGAAAATAAAAAAGGAAAATGTATGACAAATAAAGTTTATATTATAGGCCACCGCAATCCCGACACAGACTCAGTTGTAGCGGCCACAGCTTATGCACGACTCAAGCAGCTTTTGGGAAAGAAAGAATATGTTGCAGCCCGTGCAGGAAAGCTTGCACCGCAGACGGAATATATTTTAAAAAGATTCAATGTAGAAGCACCGCAGTATATTCCGGATTTGGTTCCCAAGACTGAATATTACATGAGCGAAAAGTACATTACCGTTGACCAGGATGTTTCTTTGTGGAAAGCCGTAGACAAAATGATCAGCACGAACGCTTCTGTTCTTCCCATTGTAAACGTAGACGGAACATACCAGGGACTTTTGAATTACAATGCGTTTGCCCTCAATTCGTTTAAGATTCTTAACCCCAAGCGTGACGATATTTTTCTTACGAGCCTTAATCTCGTAGAAAAAACACTGAATGCAACTCCTATAGTTGAATTTGATCCTGACGATTACTTTAAGTGTTCCCTCGTTGTAGGCGATGACGATACAGAAACTTTCAAAAAAATTCTTTCTGAACGCAAGAGTGAAAACATAATTGTCATTACAGGCGACCGCGAAGATATTCAGAAGGCAAGTATAGAAGCCGGAGTACGCGCGCTTATTGTTACAAAAGATTATGTTATTGCAAAAGAGCTGCGCGAACTTGCCAAGGAAAAGAAAGTTTCGGTTTTGTCGGGACATGACAGCACAGTTACCACAGCCATGCTTATTGAATATTCTTCTCCGGTAAGTGCAATGGCAGACAAAAAAATTCGTCCGGTAAGGGCAGATGATACTGTACAGAAAATACGCCCGCTGCTTGCCGAAAGCCCGTCGCGCTGTCTGCCTGTTATTGACGAGAATTACCGCGTTATAGGAATTATAAGCGAAAGCGATCTTTTGCACGAAGCAAACATTCAGGTTATTCTGGTTGACCACAACGAACCGCAGCAGGCTGTAGAAGGAATTGAACATTACATAATCCAGGAAATTATTGACCACCACAGAATCAATACTTTTTCTACAAGAACACCGATTAATTTTATAAACAGGCCGGTTGGCTCAACAAGTACAATAATTGCAAACCTTTACCGCGAAAACAGGGTTTCCATTCCAAAAGACATGGCTTCACTTCTTCTTTGCGGAATTCTCAGTGACACTCTTATTCTGCAGTCCGGAACAACGACAGATTACGATGTTGCCACGGCGGAATATTTGAGCAGCATTACGGAACTGGATATTAAAACTTTGGGAAACGATATAATAAAGAGCGGAAGTCACATCGACGGCCGCAGCGCACAGGAAGTAATCCACCAGGATATGAAGGATTACAGCGAAGGAAAGTACAAGTATACCGTAAGCCAGATTGAAGTCGACAGCACGCGTGAAATTATTGAACGCCGCCGCGAATTCCTTGAAGAACTCGAAATTGAACGCCGCAGTAACGGTGCCCTGTTCAACGCACTTCTTGTTACCGATATTACAAAACTCAGTTCAATTCTGCTTATTGCAGGTGACCCCAAATTCGAAGCGCTTGTGAACTTTCCCAAGAGGGAAGAGCATATTTATTATCTAAAGGATGTTGTGTCCAGAAAAAAGCAGCTCATTCCTCTTCTGAGTGAACTGGTAGGCCGCCTTTCTGATTAG
- the guaA gene encoding glutamine-hydrolyzing GMP synthase, translating into MERSKILVLDFGSQYAHLIAKRLRMMGFYSEIALPSVSEKSLQNVKGIIMSGGPSSVYADNVPEFNEKLLDLDIPVLGLCYGHQLMAKCYGGNVGKANIGEFGIAHLEQTAAGKESPLFKGVSSSTQVWMSHQDAVLVPGAGFEVIGATKDCPYAALQNSAKKRYSLQCHCEVKDTPEGNKIFANFAAICGMEKNWDEDTVLNHILEEIKTQAKDKNILLFLSGGVDSTVAFALLNKALGQDRVLGLHIDNGFMRKNESAKVEKAYHAHGFTNFIVEDASESFLAAVRGMTDPQKKRMAIGENFIKVRDEVVARQHLDESKWMLAQGTLYPDIIESGGTKNSKTIKTHHNRVDGIQKLIEKGLIIEPLRDLYKDEVRSIGKKIGLSDDLVMRHPFPGPGLSINVLCSDGILSDQDKADMAAAEKELNSVKLGMFCENCSQSLERSVLPVRSVGVQGDFRTYRFPSVLAFKKEDGGFYHLPKKWEKLEEASSAITNSSDYINRCIIKLWQNPSVKDSDLVLQKGYCDKARLDQTREADDIMLSKLHESGWYDKIFQHLTINIPYASSAERCSIVLRPVCSEDVMTARFAQLPQDILKDVVADIAKLDFVDAIFFDLTNKPPATFGWE; encoded by the coding sequence ATGGAACGCAGTAAAATTTTAGTTTTGGACTTCGGAAGCCAGTATGCGCATCTTATTGCAAAACGGCTCAGAATGATGGGCTTTTATTCAGAAATTGCTCTTCCGTCCGTTTCTGAAAAATCACTGCAGAACGTTAAGGGAATAATTATGAGCGGCGGACCTTCTTCGGTTTACGCAGACAATGTTCCCGAGTTTAACGAAAAGCTTTTGGATCTGGACATTCCTGTACTGGGACTTTGCTACGGACACCAGCTTATGGCAAAATGCTATGGCGGTAACGTAGGAAAAGCCAATATCGGTGAATTTGGTATTGCTCATCTTGAACAGACTGCCGCAGGAAAAGAGTCTCCCCTCTTTAAGGGAGTATCTTCTTCTACACAGGTTTGGATGAGCCATCAGGATGCAGTTCTTGTACCCGGTGCTGGTTTTGAAGTAATCGGTGCAACAAAAGACTGCCCTTATGCTGCCTTACAGAATTCTGCAAAAAAAAGATATTCGCTCCAATGCCACTGCGAAGTAAAAGACACTCCTGAAGGAAACAAAATTTTTGCCAACTTTGCAGCCATCTGCGGAATGGAAAAAAACTGGGACGAAGACACTGTTCTTAACCACATTCTTGAAGAAATCAAAACACAGGCAAAGGACAAAAACATTCTTTTGTTCCTGAGCGGCGGTGTTGACTCTACAGTAGCATTTGCTCTTCTTAACAAAGCCCTTGGACAGGACCGCGTTCTTGGTCTGCACATAGACAACGGCTTTATGAGAAAAAATGAAAGCGCAAAGGTAGAAAAAGCATACCACGCACACGGCTTTACAAACTTTATTGTAGAAGACGCAAGCGAAAGTTTTCTTGCAGCGGTCCGCGGTATGACAGACCCTCAGAAAAAGCGCATGGCCATTGGCGAAAACTTTATCAAAGTAAGGGACGAAGTTGTTGCAAGACAGCATCTTGACGAGTCAAAATGGATGCTTGCACAGGGAACACTTTACCCTGATATTATAGAAAGCGGCGGAACAAAAAATTCAAAGACAATTAAAACGCACCATAACCGCGTAGACGGAATCCAAAAGCTTATCGAAAAGGGGCTTATTATTGAACCCCTCAGGGATTTGTACAAGGATGAAGTGCGCTCTATAGGAAAAAAGATTGGTCTTTCTGATGATCTTGTAATGAGGCATCCGTTCCCGGGACCGGGACTGAGCATTAACGTATTGTGTTCTGACGGAATTCTTTCTGACCAGGACAAGGCCGATATGGCAGCCGCAGAAAAAGAACTTAACAGCGTAAAGCTTGGCATGTTCTGCGAAAACTGCTCACAGAGTCTTGAGCGTTCTGTTCTGCCGGTGCGTTCTGTAGGAGTACAGGGCGACTTCAGGACTTACCGTTTCCCGTCTGTACTTGCATTCAAAAAAGAAGACGGCGGTTTCTACCACCTTCCAAAAAAATGGGAAAAACTCGAAGAAGCTTCAAGCGCAATAACCAACAGTTCTGATTACATAAACAGATGTATTATTAAACTCTGGCAGAATCCTTCTGTTAAAGACAGCGACCTTGTACTTCAGAAAGGTTACTGCGACAAGGCAAGGCTTGACCAGACACGCGAGGCAGATGACATTATGCTTTCAAAACTTCACGAAAGCGGCTGGTATGACAAAATATTCCAGCACCTTACAATAAATATTCCCTACGCGTCTTCTGCAGAACGTTGCAGTATTGTACTCAGACCTGTATGCAGCGAAGATGTTATGACCGCAAGGTTTGCACAGCTTCCGCAGGATATTCTTAAAGATGTAGTTGCAGACATAGCAAAGCTGGACTTTGTTGACGCAATTTTCTTTGATCTTACAAACAAGCCGCCTGCAACTTTTGGGTGGGAGTAG
- a CDS encoding radical SAM protein: protein MKIFDPKINYEYSQGINETGLSILELLAKENNPNSIIEKLSNKYHEDKYSVEQKVNKFIILLKKTCFLNENVRYFPQVIGTTKYFTPDYITLELTKKCLLNCSHCYLDKTEKIEISEKKIHKILDDLISIKVSTIQLTGGEPMLYPQIEYVIDTLVNNGIKVLITTSGFYPPEKEDYILGLISKIQKNHGFVQVSLDGLKDTHNSIRKNRSCFERTINVIQKLVKMNIEVHTAMCVQKINFSEVEAVTALVQTLGVKLHRISNIIEEGNATKEILVNTEELIKVINHFSQQYSTKKFVVSNSEYSSKIISNRKSPNCGCGTLMLTISSNLDVYPCTLNRTSMFNLNKIKLIEGLTKYGKKFYNIKAPSRDDCNNCRYLHECLGCLTQGILHSKMKECVWQK from the coding sequence TTGAAAATCTTTGACCCAAAAATTAATTATGAATATTCACAAGGAATTAATGAAACCGGTCTTTCAATTTTAGAGTTATTAGCCAAAGAAAATAATCCGAATTCAATTATTGAAAAACTTTCAAACAAATATCATGAAGATAAATACAGTGTTGAACAAAAAGTAAATAAATTTATAATACTGTTAAAAAAAACATGTTTTTTGAATGAAAACGTCAGATATTTTCCACAAGTTATTGGCACAACAAAATATTTCACACCGGATTATATTACTCTTGAATTAACAAAGAAATGTTTGCTTAATTGTTCTCATTGTTACTTAGACAAAACAGAGAAAATTGAAATTTCTGAAAAAAAAATTCATAAAATTCTTGATGACCTGATTAGTATTAAAGTAAGTACTATTCAACTAACAGGGGGTGAACCAATGCTTTACCCTCAAATTGAATATGTTATAGATACCTTGGTAAATAACGGAATAAAAGTATTAATAACAACAAGTGGTTTTTATCCGCCCGAAAAAGAAGATTATATATTAGGACTGATTTCAAAGATTCAAAAAAATCATGGATTTGTACAAGTAAGTTTGGATGGATTAAAAGACACTCACAATTCTATCAGAAAAAATAGAAGTTGTTTTGAACGAACTATAAACGTAATTCAAAAATTAGTCAAAATGAATATTGAAGTACATACGGCTATGTGTGTACAAAAAATTAACTTTAGTGAAGTGGAAGCTGTTACTGCCTTAGTACAGACACTGGGAGTGAAACTTCATAGAATATCAAACATAATAGAAGAAGGAAATGCAACAAAAGAAATTTTAGTTAATACCGAAGAGTTAATTAAAGTTATAAATCACTTTTCTCAGCAATATTCTACAAAAAAATTTGTAGTATCAAATTCTGAATACAGCAGTAAAATTATATCTAACAGAAAGTCCCCAAATTGTGGGTGTGGAACACTTATGTTAACAATTTCTTCAAATTTAGATGTTTATCCATGCACATTAAACAGAACCTCAATGTTTAATTTAAATAAGATTAAATTAATTGAGGGGTTAACAAAATATGGTAAAAAATTCTATAACATAAAGGCTCCTTCTAGAGATGATTGTAATAATTGCAGATATTTACACGAATGTCTAGGTTGCCTTACTCAGGGTATTTTACATAGTAAAATGAAGGAATGTGTATGGCAAAAATAA
- a CDS encoding helix-turn-helix domain-containing protein, with translation MNSNIGSSFDDFLEEEGISAEVEAGAVKKIISYQLQDALDKEKLTKTELAQKLDTSRAAVNRLLDPDNYSVTLNTLVKAASVLGRHVSVAIR, from the coding sequence ATGAACAGTAACATTGGAAGCTCATTTGACGATTTTTTGGAAGAAGAAGGAATCTCCGCAGAAGTAGAAGCTGGAGCCGTTAAAAAGATTATCTCCTACCAGCTGCAGGATGCTCTCGACAAAGAAAAACTTACCAAAACAGAACTTGCCCAAAAACTAGACACTTCACGAGCTGCTGTAAACCGTCTTCTTGATCCGGATAATTATTCTGTAACTCTTAATACACTGGTTAAAGCAGCAAGTGTTTTGGGTAGGCATGTAAGCGTAGCGATTAGGTAA
- the asnS gene encoding asparagine--tRNA ligase, whose amino-acid sequence MKPILIKDLLTSEPDARAVTVCGWVRTKRDSKNLVFIQVNDGSCFASIQLTFDRTNPAQGADANSIEESLKNINTGTSVRAEGALVQSPASGQAVEVIITKLTVLGLCPPETYPLQKKNMSMEYLRDNAHLRARTNTFGAVFRMRSQMAMALHTFFQERGFVYISAPEITCSDAEGAGEMFQVTTLSLEKIAELGIKAGAKGMDPAKAADLVDYSKDFFGKKANLTVSGQLEAETLATALSRVYTFGPTFRAENSNTPRHLSEFWMCEPEMAFFDLFDNMDLEEEFIKYLLNWALTKCADDMQFFEKRIQPGVIAQLQHVVDTPFKRISYTDAVKELEKYNDKFEFPISWGKELQTEHERYLTEQIFKSPVMVYNYPKDVKAFYMKQNDDGKTVRAVDVLVPGLGEITGGSEREEDYDKLLKVCEERGMDMKNYQWYLDLRRFGTVPHSGFGLGFARLLRYITGMANIRDVIPYPRAPKLADF is encoded by the coding sequence ATGAAACCCATACTTATCAAAGATTTATTAACATCCGAGCCTGACGCAAGAGCCGTTACAGTCTGCGGATGGGTCAGGACAAAGCGTGACTCAAAGAACCTTGTCTTCATACAGGTAAATGACGGCAGTTGTTTTGCTTCCATTCAGCTTACATTTGACAGAACAAACCCTGCACAGGGCGCAGATGCCAATTCTATAGAAGAATCACTTAAAAACATAAATACAGGAACATCGGTCCGTGCAGAAGGAGCACTTGTTCAGTCTCCGGCAAGCGGTCAGGCAGTAGAAGTTATTATTACAAAACTTACTGTACTTGGACTTTGCCCGCCCGAAACCTACCCTCTTCAGAAAAAGAACATGAGTATGGAATACCTGCGCGACAATGCCCACCTGCGTGCAAGAACAAACACTTTTGGTGCAGTATTCCGCATGAGAAGCCAGATGGCCATGGCACTGCACACTTTCTTCCAGGAACGCGGCTTTGTTTATATAAGCGCACCAGAAATCACATGTTCCGATGCAGAAGGTGCAGGCGAAATGTTTCAGGTAACAACCCTTTCGCTCGAAAAAATTGCAGAACTGGGAATAAAAGCCGGCGCAAAGGGAATGGATCCCGCAAAAGCTGCAGATCTTGTTGACTACAGCAAAGACTTCTTCGGAAAGAAGGCAAACCTTACCGTAAGCGGCCAGCTCGAAGCCGAAACACTTGCCACAGCACTCAGCCGCGTATACACTTTCGGACCCACATTCCGCGCAGAAAATTCAAATACACCGCGCCACCTGTCAGAATTCTGGATGTGCGAACCCGAAATGGCATTTTTTGATCTTTTTGACAACATGGATCTCGAAGAAGAATTTATAAAATATCTTCTTAACTGGGCACTCACAAAATGTGCAGACGACATGCAGTTCTTTGAAAAACGCATCCAGCCGGGAGTTATTGCACAGCTTCAGCACGTTGTAGACACTCCGTTCAAGAGAATTTCTTACACAGACGCAGTAAAAGAACTCGAAAAATACAATGACAAGTTTGAATTCCCGATCAGCTGGGGAAAAGAACTCCAGACAGAACACGAGCGCTACCTTACCGAACAGATTTTCAAGAGTCCGGTTATGGTTTACAACTACCCAAAAGACGTAAAGGCCTTCTATATGAAGCAGAACGACGACGGAAAAACCGTACGCGCAGTAGATGTTCTTGTTCCTGGACTGGGCGAAATTACAGGCGGAAGTGAACGCGAAGAAGACTACGACAAACTTCTTAAAGTCTGTGAAGAACGCGGAATGGATATGAAAAATTACCAGTGGTATCTTGACCTCAGAAGATTCGGAACAGTTCCGCATTCGGGATTCGGCCTTGGATTTGCACGCCTTTTGCGCTACATAACCGGAATGGCAAATATACGCGATGTAATTCCGTACCCAAGAGCACCAAAACTGGCAGATTTCTAA